The Parabacteroides sp. AD58 genome includes a window with the following:
- a CDS encoding MATE family efflux transporter has product MVNVYEERLGTDRMLPLIFRMALPAIAAQLVNLLYNLVDRIYIGHIPEIGTNALAGVGVTSSIIILISSFSAIVGAGGSPLAAMALGQGDRVRAGKILGNGFILLIIFTLLTSLTTYLFMRPLLFLTGASEQTIGYAVDYLSVYLIGTLFVELSVGLNAFINTQGRPAIAMYSVLIGAILNILLDPLFIFVFGLGVKGAALATILSQACSAAWVISFLTSHRASLKLERRYMKLQKEIVLSILALGVSPFIMASTESLVGFVLNGSLKHFGDIYVSALAIMQSAMLIVSVPLAGFAQGFVPIVSYNYGHLYKERVKSCFKIVLIVMFSFNMLLILAMILFPEILATAFTSDPQLIAVVEQFMPIFLAGMTIFGLQRACQNMFVALGQAKVSVFIALLRKVFLLIPLALILPHFMGVTGVFAAEAFSDATAAICCTLIFSVQFPKILKRMKKNLSEAY; this is encoded by the coding sequence ATGGTAAATGTATATGAAGAACGATTAGGAACCGACCGGATGTTGCCGCTGATATTCCGAATGGCATTACCGGCTATCGCCGCTCAGTTAGTCAATCTTCTATATAACCTAGTAGACCGGATTTATATCGGTCACATTCCTGAAATCGGCACCAACGCCTTGGCTGGCGTCGGAGTTACCAGCTCAATCATTATCCTGATATCATCCTTTTCTGCCATTGTAGGAGCCGGAGGTTCACCATTGGCAGCCATGGCTTTAGGGCAGGGCGACCGGGTTCGCGCCGGAAAGATCCTCGGAAACGGATTTATTCTGCTTATCATCTTTACACTGCTTACTTCGCTCACGACATACCTGTTCATGCGCCCTTTGTTGTTCTTGACCGGAGCTTCAGAACAGACGATCGGATATGCGGTCGATTATCTTTCCGTTTACCTGATCGGTACGCTCTTTGTAGAACTCTCGGTAGGTCTGAATGCATTTATCAATACACAAGGGCGACCAGCCATAGCCATGTATTCAGTTCTGATTGGAGCCATCCTGAACATTCTGCTAGATCCGCTGTTTATTTTCGTATTCGGACTCGGGGTAAAAGGAGCAGCCCTGGCAACCATTCTATCGCAAGCCTGCAGTGCCGCCTGGGTGATTTCCTTCCTGACCTCTCATCGTGCTTCTCTCAAACTGGAAAGGCGTTATATGAAGTTACAGAAAGAAATTGTCCTGTCTATTTTAGCCTTGGGCGTCTCTCCTTTCATCATGGCCAGCACAGAAAGCTTAGTCGGATTCGTATTAAACGGAAGTCTAAAACACTTCGGAGACATTTATGTCAGCGCGTTGGCTATCATGCAAAGTGCCATGCTAATCGTCAGTGTTCCGTTAGCCGGATTTGCTCAAGGATTCGTACCTATTGTCAGTTACAATTATGGCCATCTCTATAAAGAGCGGGTCAAGTCGTGTTTCAAGATTGTACTGATTGTCATGTTTTCATTCAATATGCTTCTGATACTTGCCATGATTCTCTTTCCGGAGATCCTGGCAACTGCCTTTACCAGTGATCCGCAACTGATTGCTGTCGTTGAGCAATTCATGCCGATCTTTCTGGCAGGAATGACAATCTTTGGTTTGCAACGAGCCTGCCAGAACATGTTCGTTGCCTTAGGACAAGCCAAGGTTTCCGTTTTTATAGCCCTGCTCCGAAAGGTCTTTTTACTCATACCTTTAGCATTAATTCTCCCCCATTTCATGGGAGTAACCGGCGTCTTTGCTGCCGAAGCCTTTTCGGATGCGACAGCGGCTATCTGCTGTACACTGATTTTCTCTGTACAATTTCCGAAGATTCTAAAACGGATGAAAAAGAATCTAAGTGAAGCCTACTAA
- a CDS encoding DUF1847 domain-containing protein, whose translation MQHTKDLTCVDCGTQNCKYKDRTYPDFCLTTNLKEEDMQWALERYEEERNHEIMVASAEVEYEGYGKWTRVQEIMEFARKIQAHKIGIANCIGLIHEARIFARILRANGFEVYSVICKVAGKAKSSIGIPKACESIGAAMCNPILQARLLNEAQTDLNVVIGLCVGHDSLFYKYSEAYTTTLITKDRVTGNNPAAPLYTAHSYYRKKFNLDEPKISHPSAEGSNENLPK comes from the coding sequence ATGCAACATACAAAAGATCTGACCTGTGTCGACTGCGGAACACAGAACTGTAAATACAAAGACCGGACTTATCCGGATTTCTGTCTTACCACCAACTTAAAAGAAGAAGATATGCAATGGGCACTGGAACGCTACGAAGAAGAACGGAATCATGAAATCATGGTAGCCAGTGCCGAAGTGGAATACGAAGGATACGGTAAATGGACACGGGTACAGGAAATCATGGAGTTTGCCCGAAAGATACAAGCTCATAAAATAGGTATCGCTAATTGTATCGGACTGATCCACGAGGCTCGTATTTTTGCCCGCATCCTCCGGGCTAACGGATTCGAAGTGTATTCAGTTATTTGTAAGGTAGCAGGGAAAGCCAAATCATCTATCGGCATTCCGAAAGCCTGTGAATCGATTGGGGCAGCCATGTGTAACCCGATCCTTCAGGCACGACTGCTGAATGAAGCCCAAACGGACCTGAATGTAGTAATCGGCTTATGTGTCGGACACGACAGTTTATTCTATAAATATTCCGAGGCATATACAACAACACTGATTACGAAAGACCGCGTCACCGGAAATAATCCGGCAGCTCCTCTCTATACAGCCCATTCGTATTATCGGAAGAAATTCAACCTGGACGAGCCGAAAATAAGTCACCCGTCAGCGGAGGGCTCAAACGAAAATTTGCCCAAATAA
- a CDS encoding DNA topoisomerase 3, protein MKVCIAEKPSVAREIAEVLGATEKKNGYIEGNGYQVTWTFGHLCTLKEPHDYTPDWKRWSLSSLPMVPPRFGIKLISNPTYEQQFKIIEGLMQKAEMIINCGDAGQEGELIQRWVMQKAGAKCPVYRLWISSLTEEAIREGFQKLKEQAEFNRLYEAGLSRAIGDWLLGMNATRLYTLRYGQNKQVLSIGRVQTPTLALIVNRQEEIENFKPEPYWELKTVYRDVTFSATKGKFTQKEEGEKFLETVRTSDFTVTDVSTKKGKEYAPRLFDLTSLQVECNKKYAFTADDTLKLIQSLYEKKVTTYPRVDTTFLSDDIYPKVPNTLNGLVDYGELVAPLKGIKLPKSKRVFDNSKVTDHHAIIPTGVPARNLSDNERKVYDLVARRFIAAFYPDCEISTTTVMGKVEKVEFKVTGKQILKPGWRVVFGADQKDPDADPNQQDEEKVLPDFVIGESGPHQPLLKETWTTPPKPYTEATLLRAMETAGKLVDNDELRDALKENGIGRPSTRAAIIETLFKRNYIRKERKSLFPTATGTELIHVIQEELLKSAELTGLWEKKLRQIEKGSYEARTFLEELKQMVNQIVINVLSDQSGRSITIEQKKAEEEKPKKNKAVSASKETGEKKPRKPRKKAENAPAVCPVCHKGTLLRGKTAYGCSEYKNGCTFRLDYATYGENLTNEQLTQIVNQYTSEQKS, encoded by the coding sequence ATGAAAGTTTGTATTGCCGAAAAACCGAGTGTGGCTCGTGAAATAGCCGAGGTATTAGGGGCTACGGAAAAGAAGAATGGATACATCGAAGGGAACGGATATCAGGTAACCTGGACATTCGGTCATTTGTGTACCCTTAAGGAACCGCACGATTATACACCCGACTGGAAACGGTGGTCGTTGTCTTCTCTGCCGATGGTTCCGCCACGTTTCGGTATCAAACTAATCAGTAATCCAACCTACGAACAACAGTTTAAGATCATCGAAGGTCTGATGCAAAAGGCTGAAATGATCATCAACTGCGGAGATGCCGGGCAGGAAGGAGAATTGATCCAACGATGGGTAATGCAAAAAGCCGGAGCCAAATGTCCGGTTTATCGTTTATGGATTTCTTCACTGACAGAAGAAGCCATCCGCGAAGGTTTTCAGAAGCTGAAGGAACAAGCCGAGTTTAACCGGCTGTATGAAGCAGGATTGTCACGGGCTATTGGCGACTGGCTGTTAGGAATGAATGCCACCCGTCTTTATACATTACGCTACGGGCAAAACAAACAGGTGCTTTCTATCGGGCGTGTTCAAACACCAACGCTGGCACTCATCGTCAACCGGCAGGAAGAAATAGAGAATTTCAAGCCGGAGCCTTATTGGGAGCTGAAGACAGTCTATAGGGACGTAACATTCTCAGCTACCAAAGGAAAATTCACCCAAAAGGAAGAAGGCGAGAAATTCCTCGAAACCGTGCGGACATCCGACTTTACGGTGACGGACGTTTCTACGAAAAAAGGAAAGGAATATGCACCGCGTCTCTTCGACCTGACTTCTCTCCAGGTGGAATGTAACAAGAAGTATGCTTTCACGGCAGACGATACGTTGAAGCTTATCCAATCGCTCTACGAAAAGAAAGTTACAACCTACCCTCGTGTAGATACTACCTTCTTAAGTGATGATATTTATCCGAAGGTACCCAATACCCTGAACGGCTTAGTGGACTACGGCGAACTGGTGGCTCCGTTGAAAGGAATCAAGTTACCGAAAAGCAAACGAGTTTTTGATAATTCCAAGGTAACCGATCACCACGCCATTATTCCGACAGGCGTTCCTGCGCGGAATTTATCAGACAACGAACGGAAGGTATATGACTTAGTGGCACGACGTTTTATTGCAGCTTTTTACCCCGACTGTGAGATCTCTACAACAACAGTCATGGGAAAAGTGGAAAAAGTAGAATTCAAAGTCACCGGAAAACAAATCCTGAAACCAGGCTGGCGTGTCGTTTTCGGGGCAGATCAGAAAGATCCGGATGCAGATCCGAATCAGCAGGATGAAGAAAAAGTTTTACCGGACTTTGTAATCGGAGAAAGTGGTCCGCATCAACCGCTGCTGAAAGAAACGTGGACAACTCCACCCAAGCCCTATACGGAAGCGACACTCTTACGGGCCATGGAAACAGCCGGTAAGTTAGTGGACAATGACGAATTACGCGATGCTTTGAAAGAGAACGGAATTGGTCGTCCGTCTACCCGTGCCGCCATTATCGAAACCCTGTTCAAACGAAATTATATTCGCAAAGAACGCAAGAGTCTGTTCCCGACAGCCACGGGAACGGAATTGATTCATGTAATTCAAGAAGAACTACTGAAAAGTGCAGAACTAACCGGCTTATGGGAGAAAAAACTGCGCCAGATAGAAAAAGGTTCGTATGAAGCACGTACCTTCTTAGAAGAATTAAAACAGATGGTCAATCAAATCGTCATCAATGTTCTCTCTGATCAAAGCGGGCGCAGCATTACCATCGAACAAAAAAAGGCAGAAGAAGAAAAGCCGAAAAAGAATAAAGCCGTTTCTGCATCCAAGGAAACTGGAGAAAAGAAACCACGCAAGCCTCGTAAAAAGGCAGAGAATGCTCCTGCCGTCTGCCCGGTTTGTCATAAAGGGACGTTACTTCGGGGGAAAACCGCCTATGGTTGTTCCGAATATAAAAACGGCTGTACATTCCGGCTCGATTATGCGACCTATGGAGAAAACCTGACGAATGAGCAGTTAACACAAATCGTCAATCAATATACTTCAGAGCAAAAATCATAA
- the serS gene encoding serine--tRNA ligase, whose product MLTLKMITEQTEKVIAGLEKKHFKNAKETIAQVLELNEKRKSAQNQLDKNLSEVNQLSKSIGGLMKEGKKDEAEAAKKKVSEIKEGNKALQTEMDQAAEDMQNLLYTIPNVPYDEVPEGNGAEDNLVVKMGGMETELPKNALPHWELAKKYNLIDFDLGVKITGAGFPVYIGQGARLQRALINFFLDEARSAGYIEVMPPTVVNAASGYGTGQLPDKEGQMYHCNLDDLYLIPTAEVPVTNIYRDVILDEKQLPIKNCAYTQCFRREAGSYGKDVRGLNRLHEFSKVELVRIDKPEHSRQSHQEMLDHVEGLLQKLELPYRILRLCGGDISFTAAICYDFEVYSEAQKRWLEVSSVSNFDTYQANRLKCRYRDADKKIQLCHTLNGSALALPRIVAALLENNQTEEGIRIPKALVPYTGFDMIK is encoded by the coding sequence ATGTTGACTCTAAAAATGATTACAGAACAGACCGAGAAAGTCATTGCAGGTCTGGAGAAAAAGCACTTCAAAAATGCGAAAGAGACGATTGCGCAGGTACTCGAACTGAATGAAAAGAGAAAAAGTGCGCAAAACCAATTAGATAAGAACTTGTCTGAAGTCAATCAGCTTTCTAAGTCCATTGGCGGCCTGATGAAAGAAGGCAAGAAAGATGAGGCTGAAGCTGCCAAGAAAAAAGTATCGGAAATTAAAGAAGGCAATAAGGCTTTACAGACTGAAATGGATCAGGCTGCTGAAGATATGCAGAATCTGCTTTACACCATTCCGAATGTTCCTTACGATGAAGTTCCTGAAGGAAATGGAGCTGAGGATAACCTGGTTGTCAAGATGGGTGGAATGGAAACAGAATTGCCTAAGAATGCATTGCCTCATTGGGAGCTGGCTAAGAAATACAATTTGATTGATTTTGATCTGGGTGTAAAGATTACAGGAGCCGGATTCCCGGTTTATATCGGTCAGGGTGCACGGTTGCAGCGTGCGTTGATCAATTTCTTCCTGGATGAAGCTCGCAGTGCCGGTTATATTGAAGTAATGCCGCCGACGGTTGTGAATGCTGCTTCAGGTTATGGTACAGGTCAGTTACCAGATAAAGAAGGCCAGATGTATCATTGTAATCTGGATGATTTGTATCTGATCCCGACTGCCGAAGTTCCGGTTACAAATATCTATCGGGATGTTATCCTGGATGAAAAGCAGTTGCCGATCAAGAATTGTGCCTATACACAGTGTTTCCGTCGTGAAGCAGGTTCGTATGGTAAGGATGTACGTGGTTTGAATCGTCTGCATGAATTCTCAAAGGTAGAATTGGTTCGTATTGACAAGCCGGAACATTCCAGACAGTCACATCAGGAAATGTTAGATCATGTAGAAGGTCTGTTGCAGAAGCTGGAACTTCCGTATCGTATTTTACGTCTGTGTGGTGGTGATATCAGTTTTACAGCCGCTATCTGTTATGACTTTGAAGTATATTCAGAAGCCCAGAAACGCTGGTTGGAAGTCAGTTCAGTTTCTAATTTCGATACATACCAGGCTAATCGCTTGAAATGTCGTTATCGTGATGCTGATAAAAAGATCCAGTTGTGCCATACGTTGAATGGTAGTGCTTTGGCATTACCGCGTATTGTGGCTGCCTTGTTGGAAAATAACCAGACGGAAGAAGGTATCCGTATTCCGAAGGCACTGGTTCCTTATACAGGATTTGATATGATCAAATAA
- a CDS encoding C40 family peptidase: protein MAGYLIWILGLLLLTSCGSRKMETVSLPADFKGPKELGRIYGVKITEYDNIFLYNEGARWIGVPHRLGGQTKKGIDCSGFVAIVYREVYHKRLSRSSAEMLKKDCKKISRSKLKEGDLVFFYTGRGRKRKPNHVGIYLKNGKFIHTSTSKGVMVSNLSEPYYMRTWMCGGRVK from the coding sequence ATGGCTGGTTATCTAATCTGGATTTTGGGATTGTTGTTGCTGACATCCTGTGGCAGTCGTAAAATGGAGACTGTTTCTTTGCCGGCCGATTTCAAAGGGCCTAAAGAACTAGGACGCATTTATGGCGTAAAGATTACCGAATATGATAATATCTTTTTATACAACGAAGGGGCACGCTGGATTGGGGTTCCGCACCGCTTGGGTGGACAAACCAAGAAAGGGATAGATTGCTCCGGATTCGTAGCCATTGTTTATCGGGAGGTTTATCATAAACGTCTGTCACGTTCGTCGGCCGAGATGCTGAAGAAGGATTGCAAGAAAATCAGCCGGAGCAAGCTAAAAGAAGGCGATCTGGTCTTTTTCTATACCGGACGAGGGCGTAAAAGAAAGCCTAATCATGTGGGAATTTATCTGAAGAATGGCAAGTTCATTCATACCAGTACATCGAAAGGAGTGATGGTTAGTAATCTGAGTGAACCTTATTATATGCGTACCTGGATGTGTGGCGGACGGGTAAAGTAA
- a CDS encoding glycoside hydrolase family protein, translating to MRKIMYSTLTFLCISSLISAQVTERERPASWDQFVEGGRFADRFLPMPDGKLSSDTWGAQQVIPRFIDNGIEDQVRSYWGGNILKGDDGKYHLFVCGWREDSPKGHHEWPNSIVYHTVSDNRFGPYHIQDTIGPGHNPEAFKTRSGKYVIYVIDHYYLADNINGPWTRQTLDFDPRDRKIIEGLSNLTFTQREDGSYLMICRGGGVWISQTGLSTYNQISDQRIYPPVEGEFEDPVVWRDSVQYNAIVNDWLGRVAFYLRSKDGVRWVTDPGEAYMPGIAVHKDGTKENWFKYERIKIFQDEQGRAIQANFAVIDTLKNEDKPNDRHSSKNICLPLNPGVLMTLLDKKPITPQTKEIRLLIKVEPEFDPQTDIDISSLRFGASTEVNFGRGCKPIRTEKSGKDLIVIFDGQGNGITEEEFAPKLIGKKKDGSMLFGYTRLPWVKYIEPILSARKPSVVTSDGKSMIKVEVENFGQIASTPTVLYIYGNIGGKEKLIGQTKLAAIKPYQKESVEIKSKQSLDIAADYSLRVAFGKD from the coding sequence ATGAGAAAAATAATGTATAGCACACTGACCTTCCTCTGTATAAGCTCCCTGATTTCGGCACAGGTCACCGAACGAGAAAGACCGGCATCCTGGGACCAGTTCGTGGAAGGAGGACGTTTTGCCGACCGTTTTCTTCCTATGCCTGACGGTAAGTTGAGTTCCGATACCTGGGGAGCACAGCAAGTTATTCCCCGCTTTATTGACAATGGCATAGAAGATCAGGTCCGTTCTTATTGGGGAGGCAACATATTAAAAGGTGATGATGGGAAATATCATCTCTTTGTCTGTGGCTGGCGGGAAGACTCTCCCAAAGGACATCACGAATGGCCTAACTCCATCGTCTACCATACAGTTTCGGACAATCGGTTCGGACCGTACCACATCCAAGATACCATCGGTCCGGGCCATAATCCAGAAGCTTTTAAAACACGGTCCGGGAAATATGTTATATATGTAATCGACCATTATTACCTGGCAGACAACATAAACGGGCCCTGGACCAGACAGACTTTAGACTTTGATCCAAGAGATCGGAAAATCATTGAAGGTTTGTCAAACCTTACTTTTACTCAACGTGAAGACGGTTCCTATCTGATGATTTGTCGCGGAGGTGGTGTATGGATCAGTCAAACCGGATTATCTACCTACAACCAAATCAGCGACCAACGTATTTATCCCCCAGTCGAAGGAGAATTTGAAGATCCGGTTGTATGGAGAGACTCGGTACAATATAACGCAATTGTCAACGACTGGTTAGGTCGTGTTGCCTTTTACCTCCGTTCGAAAGATGGCGTCAGATGGGTAACAGATCCAGGTGAAGCCTATATGCCGGGAATTGCCGTTCATAAAGACGGGACCAAAGAGAACTGGTTCAAGTATGAACGGATAAAAATCTTTCAGGATGAACAGGGGCGAGCAATCCAGGCAAATTTTGCCGTTATTGATACCTTGAAGAACGAAGATAAGCCTAACGACCGGCATAGTTCCAAGAACATCTGCCTCCCGCTGAATCCGGGAGTCCTGATGACATTACTGGACAAAAAGCCCATTACTCCTCAGACGAAAGAAATTCGCCTGCTGATCAAAGTAGAACCAGAATTTGATCCACAAACAGATATAGATATTTCCTCTTTGCGTTTCGGAGCTTCCACAGAAGTCAATTTTGGCAGAGGCTGTAAACCGATTCGGACGGAGAAATCAGGGAAAGACCTGATTGTCATCTTCGACGGACAGGGAAACGGCATTACGGAAGAGGAATTTGCGCCTAAACTTATCGGGAAGAAAAAGGATGGCAGCATGCTGTTCGGTTACACCCGCCTGCCTTGGGTTAAATACATCGAACCAATTCTCTCTGCCCGCAAACCATCAGTCGTAACATCCGACGGAAAGTCTATGATAAAAGTGGAGGTCGAAAACTTTGGTCAGATAGCTTCTACACCTACAGTCTTGTACATTTACGGGAATATTGGGGGAAAAGAAAAATTAATCGGGCAAACGAAACTGGCTGCCATAAAACCGTATCAGAAAGAATCTGTTGAAATCAAATCGAAACAATCCTTGGATATCGCTGCTGATTATTCGTTGCGAGTAGCCTTCGGTAAGGACTAA
- a CDS encoding M20/M25/M40 family metallo-hydrolase has translation MKKLCLCCTAFLSLWVQPFFAQKAVVDKIIEIGHQDNQAAHQLDILTNRFGGRPIGSDAYENAAEWMVREYKKWGLDVHLEEAGELSVGFNRGPWFGKLLSHDHGMTLHFATPSYTSGTKGVQRGHVLMEPRTDQEFERIKLKLKGAWVLISGTNNGWPIDRTAQADSIRQAIKQENKEIDQKNAELRKRNWEKGENNEMLPYKEFPALYYHEMIEAGALGFIQSSEVPIRALYDRKMIDSMTFDNLPEVPDIKLDKHQFDIIAQMVKERREDFLLEFDIRNHFKLGPIKYHNVVASIRGSKYPDEQVIVCGHLDAFDTGTGGVDCGTGITPMMEAARMLALSGAKPKRTILFIAFAGEEFGLLGSKAYCEKHQQELPKIMNVFNRDGGPEPPVGIAVSQAMYDDFVKITQPIQKVRADIPFEVTVRPPRKRPKVAGGTDSEVFATYGVPTYGFTTKDVKGYNFNYGEIWHTERDLFTKNIPEYLGHTATATAITVLGVANLDKPLPREGVYEEN, from the coding sequence ATGAAAAAGTTATGTTTATGCTGTACTGCATTTTTGTCGTTATGGGTACAGCCTTTCTTCGCTCAGAAAGCCGTCGTTGATAAAATCATTGAAATCGGACACCAGGATAATCAGGCCGCACACCAGCTGGATATACTGACCAACCGTTTTGGCGGACGCCCCATCGGGTCGGATGCGTATGAGAATGCCGCCGAATGGATGGTACGTGAATACAAAAAGTGGGGACTGGATGTTCATCTGGAAGAAGCCGGCGAACTCTCGGTCGGTTTTAACCGCGGACCGTGGTTTGGGAAGCTGTTGAGCCACGACCATGGAATGACTCTCCATTTCGCTACTCCTTCATACACTTCGGGGACGAAAGGGGTGCAGCGCGGTCATGTCTTGATGGAACCCCGTACCGACCAGGAATTCGAGCGCATCAAACTCAAGTTGAAAGGTGCTTGGGTCCTGATCTCCGGCACAAACAACGGCTGGCCAATCGACAGGACAGCGCAGGCTGATTCTATCCGGCAGGCTATCAAACAAGAGAATAAGGAAATCGACCAAAAGAATGCCGAACTCAGGAAAAGAAACTGGGAGAAAGGTGAAAACAACGAGATGCTTCCTTACAAGGAATTCCCGGCTCTTTACTACCATGAGATGATCGAAGCCGGCGCCTTAGGATTCATCCAGTCATCGGAAGTACCTATCCGTGCGCTTTATGACCGGAAGATGATTGACAGCATGACGTTCGATAACCTGCCCGAAGTACCTGACATCAAACTCGACAAGCATCAGTTCGACATCATCGCCCAGATGGTAAAAGAACGGCGGGAAGACTTCTTGCTGGAGTTCGATATCCGCAATCATTTCAAGCTCGGACCGATCAAATACCACAACGTGGTGGCGTCGATACGGGGAAGCAAATATCCGGATGAACAGGTCATCGTCTGCGGACACTTGGATGCTTTTGATACCGGCACAGGCGGCGTCGACTGTGGTACAGGGATTACCCCGATGATGGAAGCGGCCCGTATGTTGGCGTTGTCGGGAGCAAAGCCCAAGAGGACCATCCTCTTCATCGCCTTTGCCGGGGAAGAATTCGGACTGTTAGGGTCGAAAGCCTATTGCGAGAAACATCAGCAGGAATTACCGAAGATTATGAATGTATTCAACCGCGACGGCGGGCCGGAACCTCCCGTCGGAATAGCTGTCTCGCAGGCGATGTATGATGATTTCGTCAAGATAACCCAACCCATCCAGAAGGTACGGGCGGACATTCCGTTTGAAGTGACTGTGCGGCCTCCGCGCAAACGGCCGAAGGTAGCGGGTGGCACCGATTCGGAAGTGTTTGCCACCTACGGCGTCCCAACATACGGATTTACCACAAAAGACGTCAAAGGGTATAATTTCAACTATGGGGAAATATGGCATACCGAACGCGATCTGTTTACCAAAAACATCCCGGAATATCTGGGGCATACGGCAACCGCCACCGCCATCACCGTCTTAGGGGTAGCCAACCTCGACAAGCCTCTGCCTCGGGAAGGGGTCTATGAAGAGAATTAA
- a CDS encoding AraC family transcriptional regulator, with product MMTQKELFPLFPSTCSLDGCVLLLTSRELVRLIGRKMTDLRLFLLVRTGCLSLRIDDEFHEMRANAFLDLLEGVQIEFLDFSTDLQAWCLIPNYTFAKDSLKNLRPGPDHYLVDRLHFPVLQLNDEQFGRLARQMELFESALMSLGHAYRRELLLVYFKSFMLEVGQIMLERSRTDNQLPPVICKRDRVMMDFMKLVWQHVSVEHQTDFYAEKLCISAKHLSRLVKEVLGKTPHEVICDELIKRATERLDDESIPVSQIAEELHFSDQAAFCKFFKKHHAVSPMEYRRRLQASD from the coding sequence ATGATGACACAAAAAGAACTTTTCCCTCTTTTCCCTTCTACATGCAGTCTCGACGGTTGTGTCTTGCTGCTGACTTCGCGTGAACTGGTCCGGCTCATCGGCCGGAAGATGACGGATCTCCGCCTGTTTCTCCTGGTCCGGACAGGCTGCCTCAGCCTTCGTATTGACGATGAATTTCATGAGATGCGGGCAAATGCTTTTCTCGACCTGCTGGAAGGAGTGCAAATCGAATTTCTTGACTTTAGTACCGACCTGCAGGCGTGGTGCCTGATTCCGAATTATACCTTTGCCAAAGATTCACTCAAGAATCTGCGCCCCGGACCGGATCATTATCTGGTAGATCGCCTCCACTTTCCGGTTTTGCAACTCAACGACGAGCAATTTGGACGCCTGGCCCGGCAGATGGAATTATTCGAGTCGGCGTTGATGTCGCTCGGCCATGCCTACCGGCGTGAACTGCTGTTGGTCTATTTCAAGAGTTTCATGCTCGAGGTGGGACAGATTATGCTGGAGCGGAGCCGGACGGATAATCAGTTGCCACCGGTAATTTGCAAACGCGATAGGGTGATGATGGATTTCATGAAGCTCGTCTGGCAGCATGTGTCGGTCGAGCATCAAACGGACTTCTACGCCGAGAAACTCTGCATCTCGGCGAAGCATCTTTCGCGCTTGGTCAAGGAGGTTTTGGGCAAGACGCCGCACGAAGTGATTTGCGACGAACTGATCAAGCGGGCCACCGAGCGCCTCGACGATGAGAGCATCCCCGTCAGCCAGATTGCCGAAGAGCTGCATTTTTCCGATCAGGCTGCCTTCTGCAAGTTTTTCAAGAAGCATCATGCTGTTTCTCCCATGGAATACAGGCGGAGACTGCAGGCGTCAGATTGA